The following coding sequences lie in one Desmodus rotundus isolate HL8 chromosome 1, HLdesRot8A.1, whole genome shotgun sequence genomic window:
- the RETREG1 gene encoding reticulophagy regulator 1 isoform X3: protein MPAGEDLGPDKSWEVINSKPDERPRLSHCIAESWMNFSIFLQEMSVFKQQSPGKFCLLVCSVCTFFMILGSCIPGVILSYLLLLCAFLCPLFKCNDMGQKIYSKIKSVLLKLDFGIGEYINQRKRERSEADKEKSHKDDSELDFSALCPKISLRAAAKELSVSDTDVSEVSWTDNGTFNLSEGYTPQTDTSDDLDRPSEEVFSRGLSDFPSLENGMGTNDEEELSLGLPAELQRKKEQLDGGLIPRRERQSAAGLTLPLSSDQTFQLMSSLAGDVITAAVTAAIKDQMEGAQQALSQPAPSPGEDTDTEEGDDFELLDQSELDQIESELGLSQDQEEAQQSKKSSGFLSNLLGGH, encoded by the exons ATGCCTGCAGGGGAGGACTTGGGACCAGACAAAAG ctGGGAAGTTATCAATTCCAAACCAGATGAAAGACCCAGGCTCAGCCACTGTATTGCAGAGTCATGGATGAATTTCAGCAtatttcttcaagaaatgtctgtTTTCAAACAGCAGAGCCCTGGCAAG TTTTGTCTCCTGGTCTGCAGTGTGTGCACGTTCTTTATGATCTTGGGAAGTTGCATTCCTGGGGTTATACTCAGCTATCTCCTCT TACTGTGTGCCTTTTTGTGTCCACTGTTTAAGTGTAATGATATGGGACAAAAGATATACAGCAAAATCAAGTCAGTTCTGCTGAAACTGGATTTTGGAATTGGAGAATATATTAACCAGAGGAAACGTGAGAGATCTG aagcagacaaagaaaaaagtcacaaagATGACAGTGAATTAGACTTTTCAGCTCTTTGTCCTAAg ATTAGCCTGAGGGCGGCCGCCAAAGAGTTGTCTGTGTCCGACACAGATGTGTCCGAGGTCTCCTGGACTGACAACGGGACCTTCAACCTCTCGGAAGGGTACACGCCGCAGACAGACACTTCCGATG ATCTTGACCGACCTAGTGAGGAAGTTTTCTCTCGAGGCCTTTCCGATTTTCCATCTCTAGAAAATGGCATGGGAACAAACGATGAAGAGGAACTAAGCCTTGGCTTGCCCGCTGAGctccagagaaagaaggaacagtTGGACGGCGGTCTCATACCCAGAAGGGAGAGGCAGTCCGCAGCTGGTCTCACTCTTCCTCTGAGCAGTGACCAAACCTTCCAACTGATGAGCAGCCTGGCGGGGGACGTCATCACAGCTGCAGTGACTGCTGCTATCAAAGACCAGATGGAGGGTGCACAGCAAGCCCTTTCGCAGCCTGCACCCAGCCCAGGGGAGGACACAGACACCGAAGAAGGTGATGACTTTGAACTCCTTGACCAGTCAGAGCTTGATCAGATTGAGAGTGAATTGGGACTTTCACAAGACCAGGAAGAAGCTCAGCAAAGCAAGAAGTCTTCAGGCTTCCTTTCAAATCTGCTTGGAGGCCATTAG
- the RETREG1 gene encoding reticulophagy regulator 1 isoform X2, which yields MQIIKDMVLSRKRGAQLWRSLSESWEVINSKPDERPRLSHCIAESWMNFSIFLQEMSVFKQQSPGKFCLLVCSVCTFFMILGSCIPGVILSYLLLLCAFLCPLFKCNDMGQKIYSKIKSVLLKLDFGIGEYINQRKRERSEADKEKSHKDDSELDFSALCPKISLRAAAKELSVSDTDVSEVSWTDNGTFNLSEGYTPQTDTSDDLDRPSEEVFSRGLSDFPSLENGMGTNDEEELSLGLPAELQRKKEQLDGGLIPRRERQSAAGLTLPLSSDQTFQLMSSLAGDVITAAVTAAIKDQMEGAQQALSQPAPSPGEDTDTEEGDDFELLDQSELDQIESELGLSQDQEEAQQSKKSSGFLSNLLGGH from the exons ctGGGAAGTTATCAATTCCAAACCAGATGAAAGACCCAGGCTCAGCCACTGTATTGCAGAGTCATGGATGAATTTCAGCAtatttcttcaagaaatgtctgtTTTCAAACAGCAGAGCCCTGGCAAG TTTTGTCTCCTGGTCTGCAGTGTGTGCACGTTCTTTATGATCTTGGGAAGTTGCATTCCTGGGGTTATACTCAGCTATCTCCTCT TACTGTGTGCCTTTTTGTGTCCACTGTTTAAGTGTAATGATATGGGACAAAAGATATACAGCAAAATCAAGTCAGTTCTGCTGAAACTGGATTTTGGAATTGGAGAATATATTAACCAGAGGAAACGTGAGAGATCTG aagcagacaaagaaaaaagtcacaaagATGACAGTGAATTAGACTTTTCAGCTCTTTGTCCTAAg ATTAGCCTGAGGGCGGCCGCCAAAGAGTTGTCTGTGTCCGACACAGATGTGTCCGAGGTCTCCTGGACTGACAACGGGACCTTCAACCTCTCGGAAGGGTACACGCCGCAGACAGACACTTCCGATG ATCTTGACCGACCTAGTGAGGAAGTTTTCTCTCGAGGCCTTTCCGATTTTCCATCTCTAGAAAATGGCATGGGAACAAACGATGAAGAGGAACTAAGCCTTGGCTTGCCCGCTGAGctccagagaaagaaggaacagtTGGACGGCGGTCTCATACCCAGAAGGGAGAGGCAGTCCGCAGCTGGTCTCACTCTTCCTCTGAGCAGTGACCAAACCTTCCAACTGATGAGCAGCCTGGCGGGGGACGTCATCACAGCTGCAGTGACTGCTGCTATCAAAGACCAGATGGAGGGTGCACAGCAAGCCCTTTCGCAGCCTGCACCCAGCCCAGGGGAGGACACAGACACCGAAGAAGGTGATGACTTTGAACTCCTTGACCAGTCAGAGCTTGATCAGATTGAGAGTGAATTGGGACTTTCACAAGACCAGGAAGAAGCTCAGCAAAGCAAGAAGTCTTCAGGCTTCCTTTCAAATCTGCTTGGAGGCCATTAG